From one Luteolibacter sp. SL250 genomic stretch:
- a CDS encoding response regulator transcription factor, giving the protein MRLLVIEDELPMRTALVETLAAEGYRVKAAGDGISGLETACMETFDLVLLDVMMPGLDGYAVCRELRKRGRGMPVLMLTAKGQIDDRVDGLDSGADDYLVKPFSLRELLARVRALLRRRERDQAVPEVLELGTTVIDFRKSSISQGDRVHPLSEKEAGMLRLLAAYAGETVSREKFLDVVWGYNAFPSTRTVDNFISALRAKLEQDPANPVHLVTVRGTGYRLEQDSPAGERSHQE; this is encoded by the coding sequence ATGAGACTGCTGGTCATCGAAGACGAACTGCCCATGCGCACCGCGCTGGTGGAAACACTGGCCGCGGAGGGCTACCGCGTGAAGGCGGCTGGTGACGGCATCTCCGGATTGGAAACCGCCTGTATGGAGACGTTCGATCTGGTGCTGCTGGACGTGATGATGCCGGGCCTGGACGGCTATGCGGTCTGCCGTGAGCTGAGGAAACGCGGACGCGGGATGCCGGTGCTGATGCTGACCGCGAAAGGCCAGATCGACGACCGGGTGGATGGCCTGGACAGCGGCGCTGACGATTATCTGGTGAAGCCGTTCAGCCTGCGGGAGCTGCTCGCGCGGGTGCGTGCCCTGCTGCGCCGCCGGGAGCGGGACCAGGCGGTGCCGGAGGTGCTGGAACTCGGGACCACCGTGATCGACTTCCGGAAATCATCCATTTCACAGGGAGATCGGGTCCACCCGCTGTCCGAAAAGGAAGCCGGCATGCTGAGGTTGCTGGCCGCATACGCGGGGGAAACCGTCAGCCGGGAGAAGTTCCTGGATGTGGTGTGGGGCTACAACGCGTTTCCGAGCACCCGCACGGTGGACAACTTCATTTCCGCCCTGCGGGCGAAACTGGAGCAGGATCCCGCCAACCCGGTGCACCTGGTCACGGTGCGGGGAACCGGCTACCGGCTGGAGCAAGACTCCCCCGCCGGCGAGCGTAGTCATCAGGAATGA
- a CDS encoding heparinase II/III family protein, with the protein MMRRLFLLLFLLAGCAMGGISLDKLPPHPRLFANAARFDEIKRQVADEGPARDFFLLLKARADALLKQEPVERVLTGRRLLPVSRQALECITISAMVGRLEGNAEYKRRAITEMRALAGFTDWNQPHFLDVAEATFAMGIGYDWLYDDLTPEDRDLISGAIIGKGLEASLASRSGKPPFWVAGTNNWNQVCHSGMTIGALAVAERNPELAARMVDRAIENLKHSAKAYAPDGIYPEGPGYWAYGTGFHVALVDALKTALGDTFGLEKFPGFLKTADFIVQMHSPAGRYYNFSDNVQTRGFETPLFWFARELKRPGLLEADLALVQDLKAKPRKLDRLMALALVWWDGKEAGTEENPPTSWTGDGKVPLAVFRERWGDRNAAFVAFKGGRPDISHGHMDVGSFVFERDGIRWAEDPGLQSYNTLESRGIDLWNQKQDSPRWKVFRLGSEAHNIPRFDGADQRVEGSAVVVKSSAEKRLMVLDLTALHGGAVKSSQRGLRMLADGGVVIRDEWQTEEKPVSMAFQWLTRAKVAADQSGAVLESGGKSLRLEVEASSPFTIGVQDLSKPVNDYDEANPGLKRIVITTKTDAGSTGTMTVTAGVKEKSTASRNLDSW; encoded by the coding sequence ATGATGCGCCGTCTGTTCCTGCTGCTTTTCCTCCTCGCCGGGTGTGCGATGGGAGGTATTTCCCTCGACAAGCTGCCACCTCATCCGCGCTTGTTCGCGAACGCAGCCCGCTTCGATGAGATCAAGAGACAGGTGGCGGACGAAGGACCGGCGCGCGATTTCTTCCTGCTCCTGAAAGCCCGCGCGGATGCCCTGCTGAAACAGGAGCCGGTGGAGCGGGTGCTGACAGGGAGGCGGTTGCTTCCCGTCTCCCGCCAGGCGCTGGAGTGCATCACCATCTCCGCGATGGTGGGGAGGCTGGAGGGAAATGCGGAATACAAGCGGCGGGCGATCACGGAGATGCGGGCGCTGGCGGGGTTCACGGACTGGAACCAGCCGCATTTCCTCGATGTGGCGGAGGCGACCTTCGCCATGGGGATCGGCTACGACTGGCTGTATGACGACCTCACGCCGGAGGACCGGGATCTGATCTCGGGCGCGATCATCGGGAAGGGCCTGGAGGCCTCGCTGGCATCCCGCAGCGGCAAGCCACCCTTCTGGGTGGCCGGCACGAACAACTGGAACCAGGTGTGCCACTCCGGCATGACCATCGGCGCGCTGGCGGTGGCGGAGCGCAACCCGGAGCTGGCCGCGCGGATGGTGGACCGGGCGATCGAGAACCTGAAGCATTCGGCGAAGGCCTACGCGCCGGACGGGATCTACCCTGAAGGTCCCGGCTACTGGGCGTACGGCACCGGATTCCACGTCGCGCTGGTGGATGCGCTGAAAACCGCCCTTGGGGATACCTTCGGACTGGAGAAGTTCCCCGGGTTCCTGAAGACCGCGGACTTCATCGTCCAGATGCACTCCCCCGCGGGGAGGTATTACAATTTTTCCGACAACGTGCAGACGCGTGGATTCGAGACACCGCTGTTCTGGTTCGCCAGGGAGCTGAAACGCCCCGGACTGCTGGAAGCGGACCTGGCGCTGGTGCAGGATCTAAAGGCGAAACCGCGGAAGCTGGACCGGCTGATGGCGCTGGCTCTGGTCTGGTGGGATGGCAAGGAGGCGGGAACGGAAGAAAACCCGCCCACCTCCTGGACGGGTGACGGAAAGGTGCCGCTCGCGGTTTTCCGTGAACGCTGGGGCGACCGCAACGCCGCCTTTGTGGCGTTCAAGGGAGGCAGGCCCGACATCTCCCACGGCCATATGGACGTGGGATCCTTCGTTTTTGAAAGGGACGGCATCCGCTGGGCGGAGGACCCCGGGCTGCAGTCCTACAACACGCTGGAGTCCCGCGGGATCGACCTGTGGAACCAGAAGCAGGACAGCCCGCGCTGGAAAGTGTTCCGCCTGGGTTCCGAAGCCCACAACATCCCCCGCTTCGACGGCGCGGACCAACGGGTGGAAGGCTCCGCCGTGGTGGTGAAGTCCAGCGCGGAGAAACGTCTGATGGTGCTGGATCTGACCGCCCTCCATGGCGGAGCGGTGAAATCCTCCCAACGCGGGCTGCGGATGCTGGCGGACGGCGGCGTGGTCATCCGGGATGAATGGCAGACAGAGGAAAAACCCGTTTCGATGGCATTCCAGTGGCTGACGAGGGCGAAGGTCGCCGCAGACCAGTCGGGCGCCGTGCTGGAGTCCGGCGGCAAGTCGCTCCGCCTGGAAGTGGAGGCTAGCAGCCCGTTCACCATCGGGGTGCAGGATCTTTCCAAACCGGTGAATGACTACGACGAGGCGAACCCCGGCCTCAAACGAATCGTCATCACGACGAAAACCGATGCGGGATCGACCGGAACGATGACGGTGACCGCAGGCGTGAAGGAAAAGTCCACCGCATCCAGAAATCTGGACTCATGGTGA
- a CDS encoding cupin domain-containing protein: MIKTRDVFVFVAAFGTASALFAATQGDPAPAVMRSVALEWNDLPVKASAKGETRKVFQAPTATLDELECHVTTLKPGVTSHPPHQHPDEEILIVKEGTVEALVAGEWKKLGPGSVIFQAANEMHTIRNAGETPATYHVFKWNSPGMLKKKTE; encoded by the coding sequence ATGATCAAAACCCGCGACGTGTTCGTATTCGTGGCCGCCTTTGGCACCGCCTCCGCCTTGTTCGCCGCCACCCAGGGCGATCCTGCCCCGGCGGTGATGAGATCGGTGGCGCTCGAATGGAATGACCTGCCGGTGAAAGCCAGCGCAAAGGGTGAGACGAGGAAGGTCTTCCAAGCCCCCACGGCCACCCTGGACGAACTGGAGTGCCATGTGACCACGCTCAAACCCGGAGTGACCTCCCATCCTCCGCACCAGCATCCGGACGAGGAGATCCTGATCGTGAAAGAGGGCACCGTCGAAGCCCTGGTCGCGGGGGAATGGAAGAAGCTAGGACCGGGATCGGTCATCTTCCAGGCCGCGAACGAAATGCACACCATCCGGAATGCGGGTGAAACACCCGCGACCTACCATGTCTTCAAATGGAACTCCCCCGGGATGCTGAAAAAGAAAACGGAATGA
- a CDS encoding HAMP domain-containing sensor histidine kinase codes for MKRTASFPLLAGVVVAPLLALAVVAWLGNRAQVQGAWAAAKEDADRFATDAAANTSRALEQSVTVAAIYPDPPLPGDGGPFPDTDDLEELRRLRDAAGPALTDSGLPVKVIAALRLFGKTESLEDGRIAAARALGEPSVITGRALSEISKIQPDAVDSAAMNQWTKDEAARFAARSIEPESVGHYLDFTPDEAPIVWIRVVGDEIHYVHRQNLETAAKSRGNPGAYRSIPWAVVELIVNDRQVINFLNPVESSGGKAQEVMAEKPVPFDGRLRIRVSAAKPELILSAARRQSQWITALLLCAVASSAGGLFLISRAFSRERRLNALKSDFVASVSHELRAPIASIRLMADALEQGKINGETAKEFHRLISKEGARLSTLIENVLDFARIEQNRKEWRFGESDLTGLVRETVSLMQPLAAEKDITLRTNVPAEELSMRADAGALQQALVNLIDNAIKFSPAASTITVTLSAGEAGCRICISDNGPGIPKSEHLRIFEKFHRLGGELRRETQGTGIGLSLVKAIAEAHQGRVTLESAPGNGSTFILHLPSTHP; via the coding sequence ATGAAGAGGACAGCTTCATTTCCGCTGCTTGCGGGGGTTGTGGTAGCTCCCCTTCTGGCGCTGGCGGTGGTTGCCTGGCTGGGCAACCGTGCTCAGGTCCAGGGCGCATGGGCGGCGGCGAAAGAGGACGCGGATCGCTTTGCCACAGATGCGGCGGCGAACACCTCGCGCGCCCTGGAACAGTCAGTCACCGTTGCCGCCATCTACCCCGATCCTCCATTGCCCGGAGACGGCGGTCCATTTCCCGACACGGATGACCTTGAGGAGTTGCGTCGGCTGAGAGATGCCGCCGGACCGGCACTGACGGACAGTGGACTGCCGGTGAAGGTCATCGCCGCCCTGCGCCTGTTCGGCAAAACGGAATCTCTGGAGGACGGTCGCATCGCAGCGGCCAGGGCACTTGGAGAACCATCCGTCATCACCGGACGAGCCCTTTCCGAAATCAGTAAAATCCAACCGGATGCGGTCGATTCAGCCGCTATGAACCAATGGACGAAGGATGAAGCGGCACGCTTCGCGGCCAGGTCCATTGAGCCGGAATCCGTCGGCCACTACCTGGATTTCACTCCGGATGAGGCTCCTATTGTATGGATAAGGGTGGTGGGAGATGAAATCCACTATGTCCACCGCCAGAATCTTGAGACTGCCGCGAAATCGAGAGGAAATCCGGGAGCCTACCGGTCGATCCCATGGGCGGTAGTGGAGTTGATCGTCAATGACCGGCAGGTGATCAATTTCCTCAATCCCGTCGAGTCCAGCGGCGGAAAAGCGCAGGAAGTGATGGCTGAAAAGCCGGTCCCGTTCGACGGACGACTGCGCATCCGTGTCAGCGCGGCGAAGCCCGAATTGATCCTGTCGGCGGCACGGAGGCAGTCACAGTGGATCACAGCCTTGTTGCTGTGCGCGGTGGCCTCGTCGGCCGGCGGGCTGTTCCTCATCTCCCGGGCGTTCAGCCGCGAGCGGAGGCTCAACGCGCTGAAGAGTGATTTCGTCGCCAGTGTTTCGCACGAACTGCGCGCACCCATCGCGTCGATCCGCCTGATGGCGGACGCACTGGAACAGGGAAAAATCAACGGCGAGACGGCGAAGGAGTTCCACCGGCTGATCTCGAAGGAAGGCGCGCGGCTTTCCACCCTCATCGAGAACGTCCTCGACTTCGCCCGCATCGAGCAGAACCGGAAGGAATGGCGGTTCGGGGAATCCGATCTCACCGGACTGGTGCGGGAGACGGTCTCCCTGATGCAGCCGCTCGCGGCGGAAAAGGACATCACCCTGCGGACCAACGTCCCTGCAGAGGAGCTCTCGATGCGGGCGGATGCCGGGGCGCTCCAACAGGCGCTGGTGAACCTGATCGACAACGCGATCAAGTTCTCCCCTGCGGCCTCGACCATCACGGTGACGCTTTCGGCGGGTGAGGCAGGTTGCCGGATCTGCATTTCCGACAACGGCCCGGGCATCCCGAAAAGCGAGCATCTGCGCATCTTTGAAAAATTCCATCGTCTGGGTGGTGAGTTGCGGCGCGAGACCCAGGGCACCGGCATCGGCCTCAGCCTGGTGAAAGCCATCGCGGAGGCGCACCAGGGCCGGGTGACGCTGGAAAGCGCACCGGGCAACGGCAGCACCTTCATCCTCCACCTTCCCTCCACCCATCCATGA